In Pedobacter sp. W3I1, one DNA window encodes the following:
- the hemA gene encoding glutamyl-tRNA reductase: MEYLKVIAFTHHHIDLKSLGKLVICDQSLDSRLKNVQAELPVSEIFYIGTCNRVEFVFLTKEKTDKEFVTRFLTVLDMGLPPEFMERFLDNVSVYENEEAFNHLLRTSCSLESLVVGEKEILAQIRKAYENCRDAGFTGDYMRMIMERVVKTAKEVYTHTNISKNPVSVVSLAYRKLKELNMCGNSRILIIGAGETNQNIAKYLNKHKYSNFSIFNRTFSKAESLAGELGGKAYPLASLEDFNEGFDVIITCTGSTEAIINEALYAKLLNGDQGKKVIVDLAIPNDVTPAVIHNNPVHYIEVESLKEVARKNIQERYNELVHAEEIISNNITEFFSVLKQRRIELAMQEVPRKIKEIKNTAINGVFAEEISQMDEASREVLERVMNYMEKKYISVPMVMAKEILVNQP, encoded by the coding sequence TTGGAATATTTAAAAGTAATAGCTTTTACGCATCACCACATCGACCTGAAATCTTTAGGGAAATTAGTTATTTGTGATCAGAGTTTAGATAGCAGGTTGAAGAATGTTCAAGCAGAACTTCCCGTTAGCGAAATTTTTTATATTGGAACATGTAACCGTGTAGAGTTTGTTTTCCTTACCAAAGAGAAGACTGACAAGGAATTTGTAACCAGATTTCTTACTGTTTTAGACATGGGCCTGCCTCCTGAATTTATGGAGCGTTTTCTTGATAATGTTTCTGTTTACGAAAATGAAGAGGCTTTTAATCATTTACTCAGAACATCGTGTTCTTTAGAGAGTTTGGTGGTTGGCGAAAAGGAAATCCTTGCTCAGATCCGTAAAGCTTACGAAAACTGCCGCGATGCAGGATTTACCGGCGATTACATGCGTATGATCATGGAGCGTGTGGTTAAAACCGCAAAAGAAGTTTATACGCACACCAATATTTCAAAAAATCCCGTTTCTGTTGTTTCATTGGCCTACCGCAAGCTAAAAGAGTTAAACATGTGCGGCAACTCGCGTATCTTGATTATTGGTGCTGGCGAAACGAATCAGAACATTGCAAAATACCTTAACAAACATAAATATTCCAATTTCTCGATTTTCAACCGTACTTTTTCTAAGGCCGAATCTTTAGCAGGAGAGTTAGGTGGTAAGGCTTACCCTTTAGCATCACTTGAAGATTTTAATGAGGGATTTGATGTGATTATTACCTGTACTGGTTCTACTGAGGCGATTATTAACGAAGCATTATACGCTAAACTGTTAAATGGCGATCAGGGCAAAAAGGTAATTGTAGATTTGGCCATTCCGAATGATGTTACCCCTGCAGTGATCCATAACAACCCTGTACATTATATTGAGGTAGAATCGCTGAAAGAGGTGGCGCGCAAAAATATCCAGGAACGTTATAACGAACTGGTGCATGCCGAAGAAATTATCAGCAATAACATTACCGAATTTTTCTCTGTTTTAAAACAACGCCGTATCGAACTGGCGATGCAGGAAGTGCCAAGAAAGATTAAAGAAATCAAAAATACAGCCATAAATGGCGTATTTGCTGAGGAAATTAGTCAGATGGATGAAGCCTCGCGAGAAGTTTTAGAACGTGTAATGAACTACATGGAGAAAAAATACATCAGCGTTCCGATGGTAATGGCCAAAGAAATTTTGGTTAATCAACCTTAA
- the hemC gene encoding hydroxymethylbilane synthase produces MKKLTIGTRGSDLALWQANHIKDELAAIGIEAEIKIIKTQGDKILNLRLDKLEGKGFFTKELEEELLGGTIDLAVHCLKDLPTTHPDGLIIAALPPREEASEYLLILKDCVDVSQKLSLKKGAMVGTSSNRRKAQLLGLRPDLEVEDLRGNVPTRIQKLRDEDYDAILIAKAGVKRLNLDVSDLHVEELETTEFIPAPAQGALAIQIRENDTELFDALQKLHDPETAETVTVERKVLNLFEGGCHMPLGCYCKKENGKFEIWTSKAETADHFPERLFLRAESTEGLAEKIVSKFNVERKKPAKVFISREIGEHSYFRRALENNNIEIEGRSLIRTFPIVTVLDQFILRHVDWVFFSSRNSVEYFFNLKPLLPKKTKFGVVGRGSEDALRKFGHIADFVGESGDITEVAEDFAQLVSGQQVLFPRAQDSLQSIQKSLPADAKIIDLPIYETVIEEDIDQSYADVLIFTSPSNVDAYFADNLLEPGQQVIAIGNSTGKKFDEMGVKYALPYSPDEIGLAEAVFGIEIK; encoded by the coding sequence GTGAAGAAATTAACCATTGGAACACGCGGTAGCGACCTGGCTTTATGGCAAGCAAATCATATAAAAGATGAATTGGCTGCAATTGGAATAGAAGCAGAAATAAAAATCATTAAAACGCAGGGCGATAAAATCCTGAATTTAAGATTAGATAAACTGGAAGGCAAAGGCTTTTTTACCAAAGAATTGGAAGAAGAACTTTTGGGTGGAACAATTGATCTGGCTGTGCATTGCCTTAAAGATTTACCCACTACGCATCCCGATGGATTAATTATCGCTGCTTTACCACCACGAGAAGAAGCAAGTGAATATCTTTTGATTTTAAAAGATTGTGTAGATGTTTCGCAAAAGCTTTCATTAAAAAAAGGTGCAATGGTGGGTACTTCATCCAATCGCCGCAAAGCCCAGTTATTGGGTTTACGCCCCGATTTAGAAGTTGAAGATTTACGCGGAAATGTACCCACCCGTATTCAAAAGCTCCGTGATGAAGATTACGATGCCATTCTGATTGCAAAAGCAGGTGTTAAACGCTTAAATCTTGATGTAAGCGATTTACATGTAGAAGAGTTAGAAACCACTGAGTTTATCCCTGCGCCGGCACAAGGCGCTTTGGCTATTCAGATCAGGGAAAATGATACCGAACTTTTTGATGCACTACAAAAATTGCACGATCCGGAAACAGCAGAAACAGTAACTGTAGAGCGTAAGGTTTTAAACCTTTTCGAAGGTGGTTGCCACATGCCATTGGGCTGTTATTGCAAAAAGGAAAACGGAAAATTCGAAATATGGACTTCAAAGGCCGAAACCGCCGACCATTTTCCTGAGCGTTTGTTTTTACGCGCAGAAAGTACCGAAGGTTTGGCAGAAAAAATTGTGAGCAAATTTAATGTAGAAAGAAAGAAGCCGGCAAAGGTTTTCATCTCGCGCGAAATTGGCGAACACAGTTATTTTCGCAGGGCACTAGAAAATAATAATATTGAAATAGAAGGACGTTCGTTAATCCGTACGTTTCCGATAGTAACTGTTTTAGATCAGTTTATTTTAAGGCATGTAGATTGGGTTTTCTTCAGTAGCCGCAACAGTGTCGAATATTTTTTCAACTTAAAACCATTGCTGCCAAAGAAAACAAAATTTGGTGTAGTTGGAAGAGGTTCGGAAGATGCCTTGCGGAAATTTGGCCATATTGCTGATTTTGTTGGCGAGAGTGGCGATATTACCGAAGTTGCAGAAGATTTTGCGCAATTGGTTAGTGGTCAGCAAGTATTGTTTCCAAGAGCACAGGATTCTTTACAGTCTATTCAAAAATCATTACCAGCTGACGCTAAAATAATCGATCTGCCGATTTACGAAACCGTAATCGAAGAAGATATAGACCAGAGTTATGCCGATGTGCTCATTTTCACCAGCCCTTCAAACGTTGATGCCTATTTCGCTGATAATTTATTGGAGCCAGGTCAACAGGTAATTGCCATTGGAAACTCTACAGGTAAGAAATTTGATGAAATGGGAGTGAAATATGCTTTGCCTTACTCACCTGATGAAATTGGATTGGCTGAAGCTGTTTTTGGAATAGAGATAAAGTAG